Proteins from a genomic interval of Pseudomonas anuradhapurensis:
- a CDS encoding glycosyltransferase: MNEKPLVSIVIPAYSPRFFAMALHSALGQTYEALEVLVCDDSEGEEIEAIVNAVEGELRACVRYVRNSRRLGFVANLVQAVSLARGALVKVLCDDDRLFPQCVTHQAKALLEHDEVGLVLSQRVLCDENNFILPMRIANARFANVDSLFKGEDMLAMLDGRPVNFLGNFSAALMRREQALEWLQALTSDGLSFVALLDLALFACLMRRGNMVMLSEPGLIERLHPQRLSKQEALVQAAPQEWRWMMQMLAARSGEAAPASGWVRYVPLSEAQQQPRQWQELCVARIISNWQTRLGGRVGSECESYAELYQQWLAARRFSDVQRGLLPQAIAAWPRQPRIVPVVLDTQGDAQALARTLDSLAGQLYPVHACVVLADAEPASPIPLVHQPLQSDWPEQLNQLLASLHDADWIYLLRAGDRLAESAILLLAERAAVFPNLACAYSDEGAWLDDQPGEPVFKPDFNLDLLRSYPYVGRTLAFAREAILDLGGFDAGFAELAPHDLLWRLVESRGLQVVEHIAEIQVQSEFSFANWLSLPEVIAQSEPVLAAHLQRLGVAHRIRHDDLSLLNRVDYLHADTPQVSILVPVGDDLAGLQACVEGLIERTAYGRYEVLLVAGPSVAADVDGWLQAMSGLGAGMLRVVRAPGGSRSQLLDAAAAQAGGDYLLLLDASVQVFDGQWLAEMLQHAQRPEVAVVGAKLVDAQGRVVEAGRVLGVASVAGPAFAGEDAQARGYLQRLQVVQDWSAVGGDCLMVRKAVFAELGGLGAQPLSQGMAELDLCLRAGARGYLVVGTPYAVLLKREATTSSDGLGQDALLEQQQVFCERWLSKVVRDPAYNPNLGLANGDFSLEPSLRGSWSPLCARALPSVLGLPINDSAVGHYRVEQPFKQLEAAGRVVGRVVYESPTVVQLARMDPDVIILQLRHNDDSVRDIERIARFSNARRIFEIDDYVLSAPKKNTHARNKPADIEQHLRRGISLCDRVVVTTQALANALADMHDDIRVVPNMLAPHLWTNLPASRRGTSSKPRVGWGGGTSHSGDLEIIAEVVRELANEVEWVFFGMCPEALKPYIHEYHPGVPLARYPAKLASLNLDLALAPLEFHIFNDCKSNLRLLEYGACGYPTICTDTEAYRGYLPCTRVYSNSTEEWLQAIRSHLADPAASYRMGDELREAVMRDFVLRDDNLRHWEWGWLAD, from the coding sequence GTGAACGAAAAGCCTCTCGTCAGTATCGTCATCCCTGCCTACAGCCCACGGTTCTTTGCCATGGCCTTGCACAGCGCCCTCGGCCAGACCTATGAGGCGCTGGAGGTGCTGGTCTGCGACGACAGCGAAGGCGAGGAGATCGAAGCCATCGTCAACGCTGTCGAGGGCGAATTGCGCGCTTGCGTGCGCTATGTGCGTAACAGCCGGCGCCTGGGTTTTGTCGCCAACCTGGTGCAGGCGGTGAGCTTGGCCCGGGGCGCGCTGGTCAAGGTGCTGTGCGACGATGATCGGCTCTTCCCGCAGTGCGTGACGCACCAGGCCAAGGCCTTGCTGGAGCATGACGAAGTCGGCCTGGTGTTGTCGCAGCGCGTGCTCTGTGACGAGAACAATTTCATCCTGCCGATGCGTATCGCCAATGCGCGCTTCGCCAATGTCGACAGCCTGTTCAAGGGCGAAGACATGCTGGCCATGCTCGATGGGCGGCCCGTGAACTTCCTGGGCAATTTCTCGGCGGCGCTGATGCGTCGCGAGCAGGCACTGGAGTGGTTGCAGGCACTCACCAGCGATGGCCTGAGCTTCGTCGCGCTGCTGGACCTGGCGCTGTTCGCCTGCCTGATGCGGCGCGGCAACATGGTCATGCTCAGCGAGCCGGGCCTGATCGAGCGCCTGCACCCCCAGCGCTTGAGCAAGCAGGAAGCGCTGGTCCAGGCCGCACCGCAGGAGTGGCGCTGGATGATGCAGATGCTCGCCGCGCGCAGTGGCGAGGCCGCGCCCGCCAGTGGCTGGGTGCGCTACGTGCCACTGAGCGAGGCACAGCAGCAGCCACGCCAATGGCAGGAGCTGTGTGTGGCACGCATCATCAGCAACTGGCAGACCCGCCTGGGTGGTCGGGTCGGCAGCGAGTGCGAAAGCTATGCCGAGCTTTATCAGCAGTGGTTGGCGGCGCGCCGCTTCAGCGACGTGCAGCGCGGCCTGCTGCCCCAGGCCATAGCGGCCTGGCCACGTCAGCCGCGCATCGTGCCGGTGGTGCTGGATACCCAGGGTGATGCCCAGGCCCTGGCGCGCACCCTCGACAGCCTGGCCGGGCAGTTGTACCCCGTGCATGCCTGCGTGGTGCTGGCCGATGCCGAACCCGCCAGCCCGATACCGCTGGTGCATCAGCCGCTGCAGAGCGACTGGCCCGAGCAGTTGAACCAGCTGCTGGCCTCGTTGCATGACGCCGACTGGATCTACCTGCTGCGTGCCGGTGACCGGCTCGCCGAATCGGCCATTCTGCTGCTGGCAGAACGTGCCGCGGTGTTTCCCAACCTGGCATGTGCCTACAGCGATGAAGGGGCCTGGCTCGATGACCAGCCGGGCGAACCGGTGTTCAAGCCGGACTTCAACCTCGACCTGTTGCGTAGCTACCCCTATGTCGGCCGCACCCTGGCCTTCGCCCGCGAGGCGATTCTCGACCTCGGCGGTTTCGATGCGGGCTTTGCCGAGCTGGCCCCGCATGACCTGCTCTGGCGCCTGGTCGAGAGCCGAGGCCTGCAGGTGGTCGAGCACATTGCCGAAATCCAGGTGCAATCGGAGTTCAGCTTCGCCAACTGGCTGTCGCTGCCGGAAGTGATCGCCCAGAGCGAACCGGTGCTGGCCGCGCATCTGCAGCGGCTGGGCGTGGCGCATCGGATCCGGCATGACGACCTGTCGTTGCTCAATCGGGTGGACTACCTGCATGCCGACACCCCGCAGGTATCGATCCTCGTTCCTGTCGGTGATGACCTGGCGGGCCTGCAGGCCTGTGTCGAAGGGCTGATCGAGCGCACCGCCTATGGCCGCTACGAGGTCTTGCTGGTGGCTGGGCCGAGCGTGGCGGCCGACGTCGATGGCTGGCTGCAGGCGATGAGCGGGCTCGGTGCCGGCATGCTGCGCGTGGTCCGGGCGCCCGGCGGTTCACGCAGCCAGCTGCTCGATGCTGCGGCGGCCCAGGCCGGCGGTGACTACCTGTTGTTGCTCGATGCCAGCGTGCAGGTGTTCGACGGCCAGTGGCTGGCGGAAATGCTCCAGCATGCCCAGCGCCCGGAAGTGGCGGTGGTCGGCGCCAAGCTGGTCGATGCCCAGGGCCGGGTGGTCGAGGCGGGCCGGGTGCTGGGGGTTGCCAGCGTGGCCGGTCCGGCGTTCGCCGGGGAAGATGCGCAGGCGCGCGGTTACCTGCAACGCTTGCAGGTGGTCCAGGACTGGAGCGCTGTCGGCGGCGATTGCCTGATGGTGCGCAAGGCAGTGTTCGCCGAGCTGGGAGGGCTGGGTGCGCAACCGCTGAGCCAGGGCATGGCCGAGCTCGACCTGTGCCTGCGTGCGGGGGCACGTGGTTATCTGGTGGTCGGCACGCCCTATGCCGTGCTGCTCAAGCGCGAAGCGACGACCAGCAGCGATGGGCTTGGTCAGGACGCGTTGCTGGAACAGCAGCAGGTGTTCTGCGAGCGCTGGCTGAGCAAGGTCGTCCGCGACCCGGCCTATAACCCCAACCTGGGGCTGGCCAACGGTGACTTCAGCCTCGAGCCGAGCCTGCGTGGCAGCTGGAGCCCGCTGTGTGCCCGGGCGTTGCCGTCGGTGCTGGGGTTGCCGATCAACGACAGTGCGGTGGGCCATTACCGGGTCGAACAGCCGTTCAAGCAGTTGGAAGCCGCCGGGCGCGTGGTCGGGCGCGTGGTCTACGAGTCGCCGACCGTGGTCCAGCTGGCGCGCATGGACCCGGACGTGATCATCCTGCAGTTGCGCCATAACGATGACTCGGTGCGCGACATCGAACGCATCGCCCGCTTCTCCAACGCCCGGCGCATCTTCGAGATCGACGACTACGTGCTCAGCGCGCCGAAGAAGAACACCCATGCGCGCAACAAGCCAGCCGACATCGAGCAGCACCTGCGCCGTGGCATCAGCCTGTGCGACCGGGTGGTGGTGACCACCCAGGCGTTGGCCAATGCGCTGGCAGACATGCATGACGATATCCGCGTGGTGCCGAACATGCTGGCACCGCACCTGTGGACCAACCTTCCGGCCAGCCGCCGTGGCACTTCGAGCAAGCCGCGGGTGGGTTGGGGCGGCGGTACCAGCCACAGTGGCGACCTGGAGATCATCGCCGAGGTGGTGCGCGAACTGGCCAACGAGGTGGAGTGGGTGTTCTTCGGCATGTGCCCCGAGGCGCTCAAGCCCTACATCCACGAGTACCACCCGGGCGTGCCGCTGGCGCGCTACCCGGCCAAGCTGGCGAGCCTGAACCTCGACCTGGCCCTGGCGCCGCTGGAATTCCACATCTTCAACGACTGCAAGAGCAACTTGCGGCTGCTGGAGTACGGCGCCTGCGGTTACCCGACCATCTGCACCGACACCGAGGCCTACCGCGGCTACCTGCCGTGCACGCGGGTGTACAGCAACAGCACCGAGGAATGGCTGCAGGCGATCCGCTCGCACCTGGCCGACCCGGCGGCCAGTTACCGCATGGGCGACGAATTGCGCGAGGCGGTGATGCGCGACTTCGTGCTGCGTGACGACAACCTGCGCCACTGGGAGTGGGGCTGGCTGGCCGACTGA
- a CDS encoding flagellar hook-associated protein 3, translating into MSVRISTSQFYNTNQANYQRNFSNSVKTQQEATDGIRVRSAKDDPVGAARLLQLEQQQNMLEQYGDNIVNVRNALGTAESTLKSIGTILQRVNELAVSSGNAGFTDDDRKANAAELDSLEQQLFTLMNSKDENGKYIFSGSKGDTQPYVRNADGTYSYQGDQSQLKLQVGDMLSLAANETGYDAFEQALNTSRSETRLTAPATDDGRVSLSNGQVSGSSTYNDRFRSGEPYSIEFISSTQFKITDAGGNDVTLEATQGGKFDPKGDNTEISFRGIDLRLDISFKAGDEADPDAAIAGHTFSLTSKADQIGSSRSPGNSSSVQITGSSVVDQAAYKAAFPEGAVLKFTSATDFELYTAPVSDGSRPISTGTLSGTTATVLGVQFDLSGAPSAGDAFAIKVDTHQTQNVLDTISQLRAALSTPIDGDPAAAQTFKAALDSAIGNIGSATNQVTSSIASIGGRGQALDVQAETNSALGAENTKTQSSIRESDPAEVMIRLTMQTNMLQASLQAYAKVAGLSLVNYI; encoded by the coding sequence GTGAGCGTACGCATCTCCACTTCGCAGTTCTACAATACCAACCAGGCCAACTACCAGCGCAACTTCTCCAACTCGGTGAAGACCCAGCAGGAAGCCACCGATGGCATTCGCGTGCGCTCGGCCAAGGACGACCCGGTTGGCGCTGCCCGCCTGCTGCAGCTGGAGCAGCAGCAGAACATGCTCGAACAGTACGGCGACAACATCGTCAATGTGCGCAATGCCCTGGGTACTGCCGAAAGCACCCTGAAGTCCATCGGCACCATCCTGCAGCGGGTCAACGAACTGGCGGTGAGCTCCGGCAACGCCGGCTTCACCGACGACGACCGCAAGGCCAATGCCGCCGAACTGGATTCGCTTGAGCAGCAGCTGTTCACCCTGATGAACAGCAAGGACGAAAACGGCAAGTACATCTTCTCCGGTTCCAAGGGCGACACCCAACCGTATGTGCGCAATGCCGATGGCACCTACTCCTACCAGGGCGACCAGTCGCAGCTGAAGTTGCAGGTGGGCGACATGCTCAGCCTGGCGGCCAACGAAACCGGCTACGATGCGTTCGAGCAGGCGCTGAACACCAGCCGCAGTGAGACCAGGCTGACTGCGCCGGCCACCGATGATGGCCGGGTCAGTCTGTCCAACGGCCAGGTTTCCGGCAGCTCTACCTACAACGACCGCTTCCGCAGTGGCGAGCCTTACAGCATCGAGTTCATCAGCAGCACACAATTCAAGATCACCGATGCCGGCGGCAACGACGTCACCCTCGAGGCGACCCAGGGCGGCAAGTTCGACCCGAAAGGCGACAACACCGAGATCAGCTTCCGTGGCATCGACCTGCGCCTGGACATCAGCTTCAAGGCCGGTGACGAAGCCGACCCGGATGCGGCCATCGCCGGCCACACCTTCAGCCTGACCTCCAAGGCAGACCAGATCGGCAGCAGCCGCAGCCCGGGAAATTCCTCGTCGGTGCAGATCACCGGTAGCTCGGTGGTCGACCAGGCGGCGTACAAGGCCGCCTTCCCCGAAGGCGCGGTGCTCAAGTTCACCAGCGCCACCGACTTCGAGCTGTACACCGCGCCGGTCAGCGACGGCAGTCGGCCAATCTCCACGGGCACCCTGAGCGGTACCACCGCCACGGTACTGGGCGTGCAGTTCGACTTGTCCGGCGCGCCAAGTGCCGGTGACGCGTTTGCCATCAAGGTCGATACCCACCAGACCCAGAATGTGCTCGATACCATCAGCCAGCTGCGCGCTGCGCTGAGCACCCCGATCGACGGTGACCCGGCCGCCGCGCAGACTTTCAAGGCCGCGCTGGACTCGGCCATCGGTAACATCGGCAGCGCCACCAACCAGGTGACTTCGTCGATCGCCTCGATCGGTGGCCGTGGCCAGGCGCTGGACGTGCAGGCCGAGACCAACTCGGCGCTGGGCGCGGAGAACACCAAGACCCAGAGCTCGATCCGCGAAAGCGATCCGGCCGAAGTGATGATCCGCCTGACCATGCAGACCAACATGCTGCAGGCCTCGTTGCAGGCCTATGCCAAGGTCGCCGGTCTGTCGCTGGTCAACTACATCTGA
- the flgK gene encoding flagellar hook-associated protein FlgK, which produces MASLINIGMSGLGAAQSGMYTLGNNIANADVESYSRQQNVQKTKGGQQVGQVFIGTGTTLADVRRVYNAFLENQLRSTTSLSSDAASYLNQITPLDTALSSSDTGITAALQSFFSTLQDAAAKPTEDASRQLLLTSAQSLSKRFNTLSAQLNQQNSNINSNMAAIADQVNNLTKTIADLNDQISRVTSISGQPNDLLDQRDGAVRELNKLIGTDVVERDGNYDVYLKNGQALVLGKTTQTLGVEPSATDPTRMSLILNRGSTKMDITSTTSGGELGGLIRYRKETLDPALNELGRVALVVADAINSQLAQGIDKNGNFGATLFGDINSAAAVSQRSIAKSGNSAGSGNLDVTIKDTGKLTTSDYQVTFTSATGYSVRKLPEGTDMGSFDLGDTPPPVIDGFTLSLNGGGLSAGDSFKITPTRNAAAGIETVLTDPKRLALAAPLTATSGAGNKGTGVITQPTLTSEMDIYDATQRSQLQTGLKYSTPVKLVFGDDSTSPQAYTLYDAQGNSIGSGTIIPGQENKLQLSVPMVDASGNPLGSDFTFEMSVSGAPKNGDSYTVALTGAGSADNRNAQSVIDLQTKPTVEVGANGKGISFTDAYAKLVSNVGGKAGQAQMDSDATSALHTSALDSRNGLSGVSVDEETGNLIKFQQYYTASSQIIKAAQETFATLINSL; this is translated from the coding sequence ATGGCGAGTCTGATCAACATTGGTATGTCGGGGCTTGGCGCCGCGCAATCGGGGATGTATACCCTCGGTAACAACATTGCCAACGCCGATGTCGAAAGCTACTCACGCCAGCAGAATGTGCAGAAGACCAAGGGTGGCCAGCAAGTTGGCCAGGTGTTCATCGGCACCGGCACCACGCTGGCCGATGTACGCCGGGTGTATAACGCATTTCTGGAAAACCAGCTGCGCAGCACCACGTCGTTGAGCAGCGATGCCGCCTCGTACCTGAACCAGATCACGCCGCTGGATACCGCCCTGTCGAGCAGCGACACTGGCATCACTGCCGCTTTGCAAAGCTTCTTCAGTACCTTGCAGGATGCCGCGGCCAAACCGACCGAGGACGCCTCGCGGCAACTGCTGCTGACCAGCGCGCAGTCCCTGAGCAAGCGTTTCAACACGCTGTCGGCGCAGCTCAACCAGCAGAACAGCAACATCAACTCCAACATGGCGGCGATCGCCGATCAGGTGAACAACCTGACCAAGACCATCGCTGACCTCAACGACCAGATCTCTCGCGTCACGTCGATCTCCGGCCAGCCCAACGACTTGCTCGACCAGCGCGATGGCGCTGTGCGTGAGCTGAACAAGTTGATCGGCACCGATGTGGTGGAGCGTGATGGCAACTACGACGTCTACCTGAAAAACGGCCAGGCCCTGGTACTGGGCAAGACCACCCAGACCTTGGGCGTGGAGCCGAGCGCGACCGACCCGACCCGCATGAGCCTGATCCTCAACCGCGGCTCGACCAAGATGGACATCACCAGCACCACCAGTGGGGGCGAGTTGGGTGGCCTGATCCGCTACCGCAAGGAAACCCTCGATCCGGCGCTCAACGAGCTGGGCCGCGTGGCCCTGGTGGTGGCGGACGCGATCAACAGCCAGCTGGCCCAGGGTATCGACAAGAACGGTAACTTCGGCGCCACCCTGTTCGGCGATATCAACAGCGCCGCGGCGGTCAGCCAGCGCAGTATTGCCAAGTCCGGCAACAGCGCCGGCTCCGGCAACCTCGACGTGACCATCAAGGACACCGGCAAGCTGACCACCAGCGATTACCAGGTGACCTTCACCAGCGCCACTGGCTACAGTGTGCGCAAGTTGCCTGAAGGCACCGACATGGGCAGCTTCGACCTCGGTGACACACCGCCGCCGGTGATCGACGGCTTCACCCTGTCGCTCAACGGTGGTGGCCTGAGTGCCGGCGACAGCTTCAAGATCACCCCGACCCGCAACGCTGCGGCCGGCATCGAAACCGTGCTCACCGACCCCAAGCGCCTGGCACTTGCTGCACCGCTGACCGCCACCAGTGGTGCGGGCAACAAAGGCACCGGGGTGATCACCCAGCCGACGCTGACCTCGGAAATGGACATCTATGACGCCACCCAGCGCTCGCAGCTGCAGACCGGGCTGAAGTATTCGACCCCGGTCAAGCTGGTGTTCGGTGACGACAGCACGTCGCCACAGGCCTATACCCTGTACGATGCCCAGGGCAACAGCATCGGCAGTGGTACGATCATCCCCGGCCAGGAGAACAAGCTGCAATTGTCGGTGCCGATGGTCGATGCCAGCGGCAACCCGCTGGGTAGCGATTTCACCTTCGAGATGAGCGTTTCGGGCGCACCGAAGAATGGTGACAGCTATACCGTGGCGCTGACCGGCGCCGGCTCTGCGGACAACCGCAATGCCCAATCGGTGATCGACCTGCAGACCAAGCCCACGGTCGAGGTGGGTGCCAACGGCAAGGGCATCAGCTTCACCGACGCCTATGCCAAGCTGGTTTCCAACGTCGGCGGCAAGGCCGGCCAGGCACAGATGGACAGCGATGCCACCTCGGCGCTGCATACCTCTGCACTGGACAGCCGCAACGGCCTGTCGGGGGTGTCGGTCGACGAAGAGACCGGCAACCTGATCAAGTTCCAGCAGTACTACACCGCGTCGTCGCAGATCATCAAGGCGGCCCAGGAAACCTTCGCCACCCTGATCAACAGTCTTTAA
- the flgJ gene encoding flagellar assembly peptidoglycan hydrolase FlgJ, giving the protein MNSKSLVSGSADSGAYTDLNRLSSLKHGDRDSDANVRKVAQEFESLFISEMLKASRKASDVLADDNPMNTETVKQYRDMYDQQLAVSMSREGGGIGLQDVLVRQLSKNKSAPANTSPFPRIEGNAPTLWGNKVAEPVHVAQANAGRNDVAALNSRRLALPSRVTDRLLAGIVPSAATTNNAAVPARDGQQVAKTFAVPDNGLRILGRAVAQPPLAPKKAFADSDEFVATMLPMAEQAAKRIGIDPRYLVAQAALETGWGKSVMRNSDGSSSHNLFGIKASGNWQGDSARAITSEFRDGQFVKETAAFRSYDSYQDSFHDLVSLLQNNSRYQDAVKAADKPEQFVQELQKAGYATDPNYASKISQIARQMKSYEHYAMLGTATKL; this is encoded by the coding sequence ATGAACAGCAAAAGCCTGGTTTCCGGCAGTGCCGACAGCGGTGCCTACACCGACCTCAACCGCCTGAGTTCGCTCAAGCACGGCGACCGCGACAGCGACGCCAATGTGCGCAAGGTGGCGCAGGAGTTCGAATCGCTGTTCATCAGCGAAATGCTCAAGGCCTCGCGCAAGGCCAGCGACGTGCTGGCCGACGACAACCCGATGAATACCGAGACGGTGAAGCAGTATCGCGACATGTACGACCAGCAGTTGGCCGTGAGCATGTCCCGCGAAGGCGGGGGTATCGGCCTGCAGGACGTGCTGGTGCGCCAGCTGTCGAAGAACAAGAGCGCGCCGGCCAACACCAGCCCGTTCCCGCGCATCGAGGGCAACGCCCCGACGCTGTGGGGCAACAAGGTCGCCGAGCCGGTGCATGTCGCCCAGGCGAATGCCGGCCGCAACGACGTGGCCGCGCTCAATTCGCGGCGCCTGGCGCTGCCGAGCAGGGTCACCGATCGCCTGCTGGCCGGCATCGTGCCGTCGGCCGCCACCACCAACAACGCTGCCGTGCCGGCCCGCGATGGCCAGCAGGTGGCCAAGACCTTTGCCGTGCCGGACAACGGCCTGCGCATCCTCGGGCGCGCTGTGGCGCAGCCACCGCTGGCACCGAAAAAGGCCTTCGCCGACAGCGACGAATTCGTTGCCACCATGCTGCCGATGGCCGAACAGGCGGCCAAGCGCATCGGCATCGACCCGCGCTACCTGGTGGCGCAGGCTGCGCTGGAAACCGGCTGGGGCAAGTCGGTCATGCGCAACAGCGATGGCAGCAGCAGCCATAACCTGTTCGGCATCAAGGCCAGCGGCAACTGGCAGGGCGATTCGGCGCGGGCGATCACCAGCGAGTTCCGCGATGGCCAGTTCGTCAAGGAAACGGCAGCGTTCCGTTCCTACGACTCGTACCAGGACAGCTTCCACGACCTGGTTAGCCTGTTACAGAACAATTCGCGCTATCAAGATGCGGTGAAGGCCGCCGATAAACCAGAACAGTTCGTGCAAGAGTTGCAAAAGGCCGGGTACGCCACCGACCCGAATTACGCCAGCAAGATCTCGCAGATCGCAAGACAGATGAAGTCGTACGAGCACTACGCGATGCTCGGTACCGCAACAAAACTTTAA
- a CDS encoding flagellar basal body P-ring protein FlgI — protein MFNVRQLIAATLLLSCAFGAQAERLKDIASISGVRSNQLIGYGLVVGLNGTGDQTTQTPFTLQTFNNMLSQFGIKVPAGSGNVQLKNVAAVSVHADLPAFAKPGQVVDITVSSIGNSKSLRGGSLLMTPLKGIDGNVYAIAQGNLVVGGFDAEGRDGSKITVNVPSAGRIPGGATVERAVPSGFNQGNSLTLNLNRPDFTTAKRIVDKVNELLGPGVAQAVDGGSVRVTAPMDPSQRVDYLSILENLEIDPGQAVAKVIINSRTGTIVIGQNVKVSPAAVTHGSLTVTITEDPIVSQPGPLSNGQTAVVPRSRVNAEQEAKPMFKFGPGTTLDEIVRAVNQVGAAPSDLMAILEALKQAGALQADLIVI, from the coding sequence ATGTTCAACGTAAGGCAGCTGATTGCCGCGACCCTGCTCCTGTCCTGCGCGTTCGGTGCCCAAGCTGAGCGCCTGAAGGACATCGCCAGCATTTCTGGCGTGCGTTCCAACCAGTTGATCGGCTATGGCCTGGTGGTGGGGCTCAACGGCACGGGTGACCAGACCACCCAGACGCCGTTCACCCTGCAGACCTTCAACAACATGCTCTCGCAGTTCGGCATCAAGGTACCGGCCGGCTCCGGCAATGTGCAGTTGAAGAACGTCGCGGCGGTGTCGGTACATGCCGACCTGCCGGCCTTCGCCAAGCCGGGCCAGGTGGTGGACATTACCGTGTCCTCCATCGGTAACTCCAAGAGCCTGCGCGGTGGCAGCCTGCTGATGACGCCGCTGAAGGGTATCGACGGTAATGTCTATGCCATCGCCCAGGGCAACCTGGTGGTCGGCGGCTTCGATGCCGAGGGCCGGGATGGATCGAAGATCACCGTCAACGTTCCGTCGGCTGGTCGCATCCCGGGTGGCGCTACCGTCGAACGGGCGGTGCCGAGCGGCTTCAACCAGGGCAACAGCCTGACCCTGAACCTCAACCGCCCCGACTTCACCACGGCCAAGCGCATCGTCGACAAGGTCAACGAGCTGCTCGGCCCTGGCGTGGCCCAGGCCGTTGATGGCGGCTCGGTGCGGGTCACCGCGCCGATGGACCCGAGCCAGCGCGTCGACTACCTGTCGATCCTGGAAAACCTCGAGATCGACCCGGGCCAGGCCGTGGCCAAAGTCATCATCAACTCGCGTACCGGTACCATCGTCATCGGCCAGAACGTCAAGGTGTCGCCGGCGGCGGTGACCCACGGCAGCCTGACCGTGACCATCACCGAAGACCCGATCGTCAGCCAGCCGGGGCCGCTCTCCAATGGCCAGACCGCGGTGGTGCCGCGCTCGCGGGTGAACGCCGAGCAGGAAGCCAAGCCGATGTTCAAGTTCGGCCCGGGCACCACGCTGGATGAAATCGTCCGCGCGGTAAACCAGGTAGGTGCAGCGCCCAGCGACCTGATGGCGATCCTCGAAGCCCTGAAACAGGCCGGCGCCTTGCAGGCCGACCTGATCGTGATCTGA
- the flgH gene encoding flagellar basal body L-ring protein FlgH, with protein sequence MKRLLSVFALGGAVVLAGCVAPTPKPNDPYYAPVLPRTPLPAAANNGSIYQAGFEQSLYTDRKAFRVGDIITITLNERTSASKNAGSQIQKNSKADIGLTSLFGANPNTNNPFGGGDLSLEAGYSGDRTTKGDSKATQGNTLTGSITVTVAEVLPNGIIAVRGEKWMTLNTGEELVRIAGLIRADDIATDNTVPSTRVADARITYSGTGSFADASQPGWLDRFFISPLWPF encoded by the coding sequence ATGAAGCGTTTGTTGTCTGTGTTCGCCCTGGGGGGGGCGGTCGTGCTGGCAGGTTGCGTCGCGCCGACGCCCAAGCCGAACGACCCGTATTACGCGCCGGTCCTGCCGCGCACCCCGCTGCCGGCTGCAGCCAACAACGGTTCGATCTACCAGGCCGGTTTCGAGCAGAGCCTGTACACCGACCGCAAGGCGTTCCGCGTGGGTGACATCATCACCATCACCCTCAACGAACGCACTTCGGCGAGCAAGAACGCCGGCTCGCAGATCCAGAAGAACAGCAAGGCCGACATCGGCCTGACCTCGCTGTTTGGCGCCAACCCGAACACCAACAACCCGTTCGGCGGCGGCGACCTGTCGCTGGAGGCGGGTTACAGCGGCGATCGCACCACCAAGGGTGACAGCAAGGCCACCCAGGGCAACACCCTGACCGGCTCGATCACCGTCACCGTGGCCGAGGTGCTGCCCAACGGCATCATCGCCGTGCGCGGGGAAAAGTGGATGACCCTCAATACCGGTGAAGAGCTGGTGCGTATCGCCGGCCTGATCCGTGCCGATGACATCGCCACCGACAACACCGTGCCGTCCACCCGGGTGGCCGATGCGCGCATCACCTATTCGGGCACCGGTTCGTTCGCCGATGCCAGCCAGCCCGGTTGGCTGGATCGCTTCTTCATCAGCCCGCTTTGGCCCTTCTGA
- the flgG gene encoding flagellar basal-body rod protein FlgG has protein sequence MLPALWVAKTGLSAQDTNLTVISNNLANVSTTGFKRDRAEFQDLLYQIKRQPGAQSTQDSELPSGLQVGTGVRIVGTQKNFQTGSLQTTENPLDMAVNGRGFFQVLQPDGTVSYTRDGTFHLNSDGQIVTAQGFALEPAIVVPNDAQTFTVGQDGTVSITTAGNPAAQVIGNIQTADFINPAGLQAIGDNLFLETAASGAPQVGTPGLNGFGTTLQQTLENSNVSTVEELVNMITTQRAYEMNSKVISTADQMLSFVTQQL, from the coding sequence ATGCTTCCGGCTCTTTGGGTCGCTAAAACCGGCCTGTCCGCCCAGGACACCAACCTGACGGTCATCTCCAACAACCTGGCCAACGTCTCGACCACCGGCTTCAAGCGTGATCGCGCCGAGTTCCAGGACTTGCTGTACCAGATCAAGCGCCAGCCAGGTGCGCAGTCCACCCAGGACAGCGAACTGCCGTCCGGCCTGCAGGTCGGTACCGGTGTGCGCATCGTCGGCACGCAGAAGAACTTCCAGACCGGCAGCCTGCAGACCACGGAGAACCCGCTGGACATGGCGGTCAACGGCCGTGGCTTCTTCCAGGTGCTGCAGCCGGATGGCACGGTTTCGTATACCCGTGACGGTACCTTCCACCTGAACTCCGATGGCCAGATCGTCACCGCCCAGGGTTTTGCCCTGGAACCGGCGATCGTGGTGCCTAATGACGCCCAGACCTTCACCGTCGGCCAGGACGGTACCGTGTCGATCACCACCGCCGGCAACCCGGCGGCGCAGGTGATCGGCAACATCCAGACCGCCGACTTCATCAACCCGGCCGGCCTGCAGGCGATTGGCGACAACCTGTTCCTGGAAACCGCCGCCAGTGGTGCACCGCAAGTCGGCACCCCGGGCCTGAACGGTTTTGGTACCACGTTGCAGCAGACCCTGGAGAACTCCAACGTCAGCACCGTGGAAGAACTGGTGAACATGATCACCACCCAGCGTGCCTACGAGATGAACTCCAAGGTCATCTCCACTGCTGACCAGATGCTGTCGTTCGTAACCCAGCAGCTCTAA